One window of Pseudomonas sp. FP198 genomic DNA carries:
- a CDS encoding VOC family protein yields MKIIPYLTFNGRCKEAFALYQDVLGGELFSMSFAEAPEDVGIPKDPNLIMHTCLTVGGFSLMASDCAPGQPFSKPQGVSVSLNVDSAAEAERLFNGLSAGGSVQMPLGKTFWAERFAMFEDRFGVAWMVNFEGRP; encoded by the coding sequence ATGAAAATCATTCCGTACCTGACCTTCAACGGCCGCTGCAAGGAAGCCTTCGCGTTGTACCAGGACGTGCTGGGCGGCGAGTTGTTTTCCATGTCCTTTGCCGAGGCGCCCGAGGACGTCGGCATACCCAAGGACCCCAATCTGATCATGCACACCTGCCTGACCGTGGGCGGCTTCAGCCTGATGGCTTCCGACTGCGCGCCCGGCCAGCCGTTCAGCAAGCCGCAAGGCGTGTCGGTGTCTCTGAATGTCGACAGCGCGGCGGAGGCCGAGCGGCTGTTCAATGGCCTGAGTGCCGGCGGCAGCGTGCAGATGCCCTTGGGCAAGACCTTCTGGGCGGAGCGCTTTGCGATGTTCGAAGACCGTTTCGGGGTCGCCTGGATGGTCAATTTCGAGGGGCGGCCATAA
- a CDS encoding YciI family protein, with amino-acid sequence MRFMVIVKASPESEAGEMPSAQLLTAMGAYNEELVKAGVMLAGEGLHPSAKGVRVQFSGNNRTVVQGPFAQTGELIAGFWIFQVQSLQEAVDWVKRCPNPMVSDSEIEIRQIFEAEDFGESFTPELREQEERLRAQISDQS; translated from the coding sequence ATGCGATTTATGGTGATCGTCAAAGCCAGTCCCGAATCCGAAGCCGGAGAAATGCCCAGCGCGCAGTTGCTGACCGCCATGGGCGCCTACAATGAGGAACTGGTCAAGGCCGGGGTGATGCTCGCCGGTGAAGGCCTGCATCCCAGCGCCAAGGGTGTTCGCGTACAGTTTTCCGGAAACAACCGGACCGTCGTCCAGGGCCCGTTTGCCCAAACAGGGGAATTGATCGCTGGCTTCTGGATCTTCCAGGTCCAGTCGTTGCAGGAAGCTGTCGACTGGGTCAAGCGCTGCCCCAACCCTATGGTCAGCGACAGTGAAATTGAAATTCGCCAGATCTTCGAAGCTGAGGATTTCGGTGAGTCTTTTACCCCCGAGTTGCGCGAGCAGGAAGAACGTTTGCGAGCGCAGATATCCGATCAATCGTGA
- a CDS encoding alpha/beta fold hydrolase, which produces MFASFESGRCHVNGITVNYRKGGSGQGLLLLHGHPQTHVMWHKVAEPLAQHFTVVAADLRGYGDSEKPPSDAQHLAYSKRQMALDGLELMRELGFIKFDVLAHDRGARVACRMAMDHPDAVKRLIILDIAPTLAMYEQTNEAFARAYWHWFFLIRPAPFPETLIEADPQLYLRSVMGARSAGMAPFTEAAFAEYSRCLGLPGAAHGLCEDYRASASIDLEHDKSDLQAGKKLSLPLLALWGSDGVVGRCFDPLGEWQKVATNVRGKALPSGHYIAEEAPELLIDEVLGFLLPSVPGAR; this is translated from the coding sequence ATGTTTGCCTCATTTGAATCGGGTCGATGCCACGTCAACGGTATCACCGTCAACTACCGCAAAGGCGGCAGTGGCCAAGGTTTGCTACTGCTTCACGGGCACCCTCAGACTCACGTGATGTGGCACAAGGTCGCCGAGCCGCTGGCGCAACATTTCACCGTGGTGGCGGCGGATCTTCGGGGCTACGGTGACAGCGAAAAACCGCCAAGCGACGCGCAGCACCTGGCTTACTCCAAGCGGCAGATGGCGCTGGACGGACTGGAGTTGATGCGCGAACTGGGATTCATAAAGTTCGACGTGTTGGCTCACGACAGGGGCGCACGAGTGGCCTGTCGGATGGCAATGGATCATCCGGACGCAGTGAAGCGCTTGATCATCCTGGATATCGCTCCGACGCTGGCGATGTACGAGCAGACCAACGAAGCTTTCGCTCGCGCCTATTGGCACTGGTTCTTTCTGATTCGCCCAGCGCCTTTTCCCGAGACGCTCATTGAAGCGGATCCGCAGCTGTATCTGCGCAGCGTCATGGGTGCTCGCAGCGCGGGCATGGCGCCCTTCACCGAAGCGGCATTCGCCGAGTATTCGCGCTGCCTGGGACTCCCGGGCGCAGCCCATGGCTTGTGCGAAGACTACCGGGCCAGTGCCAGTATCGATCTGGAGCACGACAAGAGCGACCTGCAAGCTGGCAAGAAACTTTCACTGCCGTTACTCGCCTTGTGGGGATCCGACGGCGTTGTGGGTCGCTGCTTCGATCCCCTTGGCGAATGGCAAAAGGTCGCCACCAACGTCCGGGGAAAAGCCTTGCCGTCGGGGCATTACATTGCAGAGGAAGCGCCAGAGCTGCTGATTGACGAGGTGCTCGGGTTCTTGCTCCCATCGGTGCCCGGCGCCAGGTGA
- a CDS encoding sigma-54-dependent Fis family transcriptional regulator, giving the protein MTLHDTQTIPGELAAFVNDHFSGRGLRPDGVIAQSWYRSVVEHRLDPGAPSRKNILSADAIRRHQEQHQQYLSIASQGVSGLAQRVVPAGFAVLLSDEHGITLDSRLPNQHDIYTRSGLVVGAQWDESVVGTNGIGTTLAAAQPLIIHREEHFLASNFSLSCSVAPIFDAQGLLRGCLNATCMNNEGPRESQYLTLQLVIMYARLIENADFRQRYRDRLTLSLKPIDEIADLANEQLLALDESGRVIGANRAAFVALELADQPALLGTLIDSLLPTSVDELLRLTNGGAQGVRLRRRQDEALLDVGLRIPSERHRPVPVARPAPEAHPDLQQLAGLDARLQQNVRRVRKVIDKGIPILITGETGTGKEAFARAIHQASQRRTGPFVALNCAAIPETLIESELFGYRAGSFTGANRKGMKGKLELANGGTLFLDEIGDMPAHLQTRLLRVLAEREISPLGAEVPVTLDVQVISATHQDLQAMIGDKRFREDLFYRLAGMNLALPALRERSDRAELIDKLLAAQPGARGLRLNADARQCLIDYPWPGNIRQLLNSLRYAVALAEDGVIDLDCLPGELLAPQTLRLPGNAQLSTNNLGEQLGNEEARHLLGTLRRQRWNISAAATELGVSRSTLYRKMKKHGVIAPNDQP; this is encoded by the coding sequence ATGACCCTGCATGACACGCAGACGATCCCCGGCGAACTCGCGGCGTTCGTCAACGACCACTTCTCCGGGCGCGGCCTCAGGCCGGATGGGGTCATTGCGCAATCCTGGTACCGCAGCGTCGTGGAGCACCGGCTCGATCCTGGCGCGCCAAGCCGCAAGAATATCCTCAGCGCCGACGCCATACGGCGTCATCAGGAACAGCACCAGCAATATCTTTCCATCGCCAGCCAGGGCGTCAGCGGCCTGGCCCAGCGCGTGGTGCCAGCCGGTTTTGCCGTACTGCTGAGCGACGAGCATGGCATCACCCTGGATTCCCGGCTCCCCAACCAGCACGACATCTACACCCGATCGGGGCTGGTAGTGGGCGCGCAGTGGGACGAGTCGGTGGTGGGCACCAACGGCATCGGCACCACCCTGGCGGCGGCGCAGCCGTTGATCATTCATCGTGAGGAGCACTTCCTGGCATCGAATTTCAGCCTGAGCTGCTCGGTGGCGCCGATCTTCGACGCCCAAGGCTTGTTACGCGGCTGCCTGAATGCGACCTGCATGAACAACGAGGGCCCTCGGGAAAGCCAGTACCTCACACTGCAACTGGTGATCATGTACGCGCGGCTGATCGAGAACGCAGACTTTCGCCAGCGCTATCGCGACCGCTTGACCCTGTCCCTCAAGCCCATCGATGAGATCGCCGACCTGGCTAACGAGCAACTGCTCGCGCTCGATGAAAGTGGTCGCGTCATCGGCGCCAACCGTGCCGCGTTTGTCGCCCTGGAGCTGGCAGATCAACCGGCACTGCTTGGCACGCTCATCGACAGCCTGCTCCCGACTTCGGTGGACGAACTGCTCCGGCTTACCAATGGCGGCGCCCAGGGCGTGCGCCTGCGCCGTCGTCAGGATGAAGCGCTGCTGGACGTCGGCCTGCGTATACCTTCCGAACGGCACCGCCCGGTGCCCGTCGCCCGCCCTGCCCCTGAGGCTCACCCGGACTTGCAGCAACTCGCCGGTCTCGACGCCCGGCTGCAACAGAACGTGCGACGCGTGCGCAAGGTGATCGACAAGGGCATCCCGATCCTGATTACCGGCGAGACCGGCACCGGCAAGGAGGCCTTTGCCCGTGCCATCCACCAGGCCAGCCAACGTCGCACCGGGCCTTTCGTGGCATTGAACTGCGCGGCGATTCCGGAAACGTTGATCGAGAGCGAGCTGTTCGGCTATCGCGCCGGCAGTTTCACCGGCGCCAACCGCAAAGGCATGAAAGGCAAACTGGAGCTGGCGAACGGCGGGACCCTGTTCCTTGACGAAATCGGCGACATGCCCGCCCACTTGCAGACCCGTTTGCTGCGGGTGCTGGCGGAGCGTGAAATCTCGCCTCTGGGGGCCGAGGTGCCGGTAACCCTGGATGTCCAGGTGATCTCGGCCACGCACCAGGACCTGCAGGCGATGATCGGCGACAAGCGCTTTCGCGAAGACCTGTTCTATCGCCTCGCCGGCATGAACCTGGCGCTGCCGGCCTTGCGCGAACGCAGTGATCGGGCCGAGCTGATCGACAAGTTGCTCGCCGCCCAACCTGGCGCCCGCGGGTTACGGCTGAACGCCGATGCGCGCCAATGCCTGATCGACTACCCATGGCCCGGCAACATTCGGCAGTTGCTCAATAGCCTGCGCTACGCGGTGGCCCTGGCGGAAGACGGCGTGATCGACCTGGATTGCCTGCCCGGCGAATTGCTCGCACCGCAGACGCTGCGATTGCCTGGCAACGCCCAACTGTCGACCAACAACCTGGGTGAACAACTCGGGAACGAAGAAGCCCGTCACCTGCTGGGCACCTTGCGCCGACAGCGCTGGAACATCAGCGCAGCCGCCACCGAGCTCGGCGTGTCGCGCTCGACGCTGTACCGCAAGATGAAGAAGCACGGTGTCATCGCGCCCAACGATCAGCCCTGA
- the aldA gene encoding aldehyde dehydrogenase, translated as MTEIIDYQNFIANAFVPSDPSIDVHNPANGRLLARVPQASGDQVEAAIAAARKAQKSWAARPAIERAGYLRKIASKVRDNAERLAHIITAEQGKVLGLARVEVNFTADYLDYMAEWARRLEGEVLTSDRAGESIFLLRKPLGVVAGILPWNFPFFLIARKMAPALVTGNTIVIKPSEETPINCFEFARLVAETDLPAGVFNVVSGTGATVGHDLTSHAGIDLISFTGSVGTGSRIMAAAAPNITKLNLELGGKAPAIVLADADLALAVKAVTASRVINSGQVCNCAERVYVERKVADQFIEQIAASMAATRYGDPLAEDNLDMGPLINQAALEKVAQMVRTATGQGAEVVTGGAVADKGQGFHYQPTVLAGCGSDMAIMRQEIFGPVLPIQIVDDLDEAIALANDSEYGLTSSIYTRSLSSAMRASHELDFGETYINRENFEAMQGFHAGARKSGIGGADGKHGLYEYTHTHVVYIQI; from the coding sequence ATGACCGAGATCATCGATTACCAGAACTTCATCGCCAACGCCTTTGTCCCCAGCGACCCGAGCATCGACGTGCACAACCCTGCCAACGGACGCTTGCTGGCGCGGGTGCCGCAAGCCAGCGGCGACCAGGTAGAAGCGGCCATTGCCGCGGCGCGCAAGGCACAGAAAAGCTGGGCAGCCCGCCCGGCCATCGAACGCGCCGGTTACCTGCGCAAGATCGCCAGCAAAGTGCGCGACAACGCCGAGCGCCTCGCCCATATCATCACCGCCGAACAGGGCAAGGTGCTGGGGCTGGCGCGGGTGGAGGTCAACTTCACCGCCGACTATCTGGATTACATGGCGGAATGGGCGCGGCGCCTTGAAGGCGAAGTGCTGACCAGCGATCGCGCCGGCGAAAGCATCTTCCTGCTGCGCAAACCGTTGGGTGTGGTGGCCGGCATCCTGCCGTGGAACTTCCCGTTCTTCCTGATTGCACGCAAGATGGCGCCGGCGCTGGTGACCGGCAATACCATCGTGATCAAGCCCAGCGAAGAAACCCCGATCAACTGCTTCGAGTTCGCCCGCCTGGTCGCCGAGACCGACTTGCCGGCAGGCGTGTTCAACGTGGTCAGCGGCACCGGCGCAACGGTGGGGCATGACCTGACCAGCCATGCTGGCATCGACCTGATCAGCTTCACCGGCAGCGTCGGCACCGGCTCGCGAATCATGGCCGCGGCGGCGCCGAACATCACCAAGCTCAACCTGGAACTGGGCGGCAAGGCCCCGGCAATCGTGCTGGCGGACGCCGACCTGGCGCTGGCGGTCAAGGCGGTCACCGCGTCGCGGGTGATCAACAGCGGGCAAGTCTGCAATTGCGCCGAGCGGGTGTACGTCGAACGCAAGGTTGCGGATCAATTCATCGAGCAGATCGCCGCGTCGATGGCCGCGACCCGCTACGGCGACCCGCTGGCCGAGGACAATCTGGACATGGGCCCGCTGATCAACCAGGCGGCGCTGGAGAAGGTTGCGCAGATGGTCCGGACCGCCACGGGGCAGGGGGCCGAAGTGGTCACCGGCGGCGCGGTGGCCGACAAGGGCCAGGGCTTTCATTATCAGCCGACGGTGCTGGCCGGGTGTGGCAGCGACATGGCGATCATGCGCCAGGAGATTTTCGGCCCGGTGTTGCCGATCCAGATTGTCGATGACCTGGACGAAGCCATCGCCCTGGCCAACGACAGCGAATACGGCCTCACTTCATCGATCTATACCCGCAGCCTGAGTTCGGCCATGCGCGCCAGCCATGAACTGGATTTCGGCGAAACCTACATCAACCGGGAGAATTTCGAAGCGATGCAGGGCTTTCATGCGGGGGCGCGCAAATCCGGTATCGGCGGCGCGGATGGCAAGCACGGTTTGTATGAGTACACCCATACTCATGTGGTTTACATTCAAATCTGA
- a CDS encoding PQQ-dependent dehydrogenase, methanol/ethanol family, with amino-acid sequence MTQIGLPVPTASVDARPRVPLKTLFIVLALTLNAAPGWAQDMPANVDGKRIIAADQEPGNWMSTGRTYDEQRYSPLNKISDQNVGQLGLAWSYKLDLDRGVEATPIVVDGVMYTTGPFSVVYALDARDGKLIWKYDPKSDRNRAGEACCDAVNRGVAVWKGKVYVGVLDGRLEAIDAKTGQRAWSVDTRADHSRSYTITGAPRVVNGKVVIGNGGAEFGVRGYVTAYDAETGKQAWRFFTVPGDPKLPPEDKAMAIAAKTWHGDAYVAQGGGGTAWDSFAFDPDLNLLYIGVGNGSLWDPKWRSQAKGDNLFLSSIVAVNADTGEYAWHYQTTPGDAWDYTATQHMILAELPINGKPRKVLMQAPKNGFFYVIDRATGELLSAKGIVPQSWTKGMDMKTGRPIVDDENAAYWKDGKRKLVTPAFWGAHDWQPMSYNPNTGLVYIPAHIMSAYYEHIPEAPKRNPFKSMYQLGLRTGMMPEDADGLLEMAKGWSGKLIAWDPVKQQPAWEVPYVTIFNGGTLSTAGNLVFEGSADGRVIAYAADTGKKLWEQPAASGVMAAPITYSVDGEQYVTFMAGWGGAFSTFAGALSLRAGVRPFSQVLTYKLDGTAKLNEPAPLADTPKPPPLTADMAAVDAGGKLYDGYCSQCHGIHAVSGGVLPDLRKLTTEKHQMFLGILYGGRVPDGMPSFADAFTPEQVEQIHQYLIKRAHDLQQEGGVWKTFSAK; translated from the coding sequence ATGACACAGATTGGCCTTCCCGTGCCTACTGCTTCTGTGGACGCGCGCCCGCGCGTTCCCCTCAAGACGTTATTTATCGTGCTGGCGCTTACCCTCAATGCCGCCCCAGGCTGGGCGCAGGACATGCCGGCGAATGTCGATGGCAAGCGCATCATTGCCGCCGACCAGGAGCCCGGTAACTGGATGAGCACCGGCCGTACCTACGACGAGCAGCGCTACAGCCCCCTGAACAAAATCAGCGACCAGAACGTTGGCCAGCTGGGGCTCGCGTGGAGCTACAAGCTCGACCTGGACCGCGGTGTCGAGGCCACGCCGATCGTCGTTGATGGCGTGATGTACACCACCGGTCCGTTTTCCGTGGTCTACGCCCTGGATGCGCGCGACGGCAAGCTGATCTGGAAGTATGACCCCAAGTCTGACCGCAACCGCGCCGGCGAGGCCTGTTGCGATGCGGTCAACCGGGGTGTCGCGGTGTGGAAGGGCAAGGTCTACGTGGGCGTGCTTGATGGCCGCCTGGAGGCAATCGATGCCAAGACCGGCCAGCGCGCCTGGTCGGTGGACACCCGCGCCGATCACTCGCGCAGCTACACCATCACCGGGGCCCCGCGGGTGGTCAACGGCAAAGTGGTGATCGGCAACGGCGGCGCCGAGTTCGGCGTACGCGGCTATGTCACCGCCTACGATGCTGAAACCGGCAAGCAGGCCTGGCGTTTCTTCACGGTACCGGGTGACCCCAAGCTGCCGCCGGAAGACAAGGCCATGGCCATCGCCGCCAAGACCTGGCACGGCGATGCCTATGTGGCCCAGGGCGGGGGCGGCACGGCGTGGGACTCTTTCGCTTTCGACCCGGACTTGAACCTGCTGTACATCGGCGTGGGCAATGGCTCGCTGTGGGACCCGAAATGGCGTAGCCAGGCCAAGGGTGACAACCTGTTCCTGTCATCCATCGTCGCGGTCAATGCCGATACCGGCGAGTACGCCTGGCACTACCAGACCACGCCAGGAGATGCCTGGGACTACACCGCCACCCAGCACATGATCCTGGCGGAACTGCCGATCAATGGAAAGCCGCGCAAGGTCCTGATGCAGGCGCCGAAGAACGGTTTTTTCTACGTGATCGACCGCGCCACGGGTGAGCTGCTGTCGGCCAAGGGGATCGTGCCGCAAAGCTGGACCAAGGGCATGGACATGAAGACCGGCCGGCCGATCGTCGACGACGAGAACGCCGCGTACTGGAAGGACGGCAAGCGCAAACTGGTCACACCGGCGTTCTGGGGCGCCCACGACTGGCAGCCGATGTCCTACAACCCGAACACGGGCCTGGTGTATATCCCGGCGCACATCATGTCGGCCTACTACGAGCACATCCCCGAGGCGCCGAAGCGCAACCCGTTCAAAAGCATGTACCAGTTGGGCCTGCGCACCGGGATGATGCCGGAGGATGCCGACGGGCTGCTGGAAATGGCCAAGGGCTGGTCGGGCAAACTGATCGCCTGGGACCCGGTCAAGCAGCAACCGGCCTGGGAAGTGCCGTATGTGACGATCTTCAACGGCGGCACATTGAGCACAGCTGGCAACCTGGTATTCGAGGGCAGCGCCGACGGCCGGGTGATCGCCTACGCCGCCGACACCGGCAAGAAGCTCTGGGAGCAGCCGGCGGCCAGTGGCGTCATGGCCGCGCCGATTACCTACAGCGTGGACGGCGAGCAATATGTCACCTTCATGGCCGGCTGGGGCGGGGCCTTCTCGACGTTCGCCGGGGCTTTGTCCCTGCGTGCCGGGGTGCGGCCGTTCTCCCAGGTGCTGACCTACAAACTGGACGGCACCGCGAAACTCAACGAGCCGGCGCCACTTGCCGACACGCCAAAACCGCCGCCACTGACTGCTGACATGGCGGCGGTGGACGCCGGCGGCAAGCTCTATGACGGCTACTGCTCGCAGTGCCATGGCATCCATGCCGTCAGCGGTGGCGTGCTGCCGGACCTGCGCAAGCTGACCACTGAAAAACACCAGATGTTCCTCGGCATTCTTTATGGCGGTCGAGTACCTGACGGCATGCCGTCCTTTGCCGATGCCTTCACGCCGGAACAGGTGGAGCAGATTCATCAATACCTGATCAAGCGTGCCCACGACCTGCAGCAGGAAGGCGGCGTCTGGAAAACCTTCAGCGCCAAATGA
- a CDS encoding glycosyltransferase family 2 protein, translating to MNLKAMDLRAVDGSATSSLCGECDVIVVNYNAGELLLACVESAFAAGASRVIVVDNNSHDDSLVRLARTHAGDDKLEIVRNAANLGFAVACNQGARLSAATNLFFLNPDAVLAANAMDRLLLALHSAPEVGMVGGFLCNPDGSEQAGGRRVFPTPRRAFMRAFGFSRLSKFFPSVLSDFLLHKDPLPSTPIAVEAISGACMLVKREAIESVGMWDEDYFLHCEDLDWCMRFHQADWRVLFVPDAQVMHVFGGCSHHRPYFVEWHKHLGFLRFYRKFFRRKYSGALWISVVIGVWFRFGLIVLRHATTRFKNAWNL from the coding sequence ATGAATTTGAAAGCAATGGATCTGCGCGCTGTCGATGGATCGGCCACATCATCTTTATGCGGCGAGTGCGATGTGATCGTCGTCAATTACAACGCCGGAGAGCTTTTGCTGGCGTGTGTAGAGTCAGCGTTTGCCGCCGGCGCTTCCAGAGTGATCGTGGTGGATAACAATTCCCACGATGACAGCCTGGTGAGGCTGGCGCGTACCCACGCCGGCGACGACAAGCTTGAAATCGTGCGCAATGCCGCCAACCTCGGCTTCGCGGTGGCATGCAACCAGGGTGCCCGCCTGTCGGCGGCGACCAATCTGTTTTTCTTGAACCCGGACGCGGTTTTGGCAGCCAATGCCATGGACCGCTTGCTCCTGGCGCTGCACAGCGCGCCGGAAGTCGGCATGGTGGGAGGGTTCCTGTGCAATCCGGATGGCAGCGAGCAAGCCGGTGGACGCCGGGTCTTTCCGACTCCCAGGCGTGCCTTCATGCGAGCTTTCGGATTCTCGCGGCTCTCGAAGTTTTTCCCTTCGGTTCTGTCTGATTTTTTATTGCACAAGGATCCCCTACCCAGCACGCCCATTGCCGTTGAAGCCATTTCCGGGGCCTGCATGCTGGTCAAGCGCGAAGCGATCGAGAGCGTCGGAATGTGGGACGAAGACTATTTCCTGCATTGCGAGGATCTGGATTGGTGCATGCGCTTCCATCAGGCCGACTGGCGTGTCCTGTTCGTACCAGATGCCCAGGTGATGCATGTATTCGGTGGCTGCAGTCACCATCGTCCGTATTTCGTCGAATGGCATAAACACCTCGGGTTCTTGCGTTTCTATCGCAAATTTTTCCGTCGCAAATACTCTGGCGCCCTTTGGATCAGCGTGGTGATCGGGGTCTGGTTTCGATTCGGCCTGATCGTCCTTCGCCACGCGACGACCCGGTTTAAAAATGCATGGAACCTATGA
- a CDS encoding NAD(P)-dependent oxidoreductase yields MNLRVGLLGGSSFLGQRLLPLLVQTGHSTSAFTRSLSKVSSCPGVTWREANDWRELTLDTLLSFAPIWVLSDYLERLASTQVKRVVVLSSTSRFAKHASPDPRERDVAQRLIRAEEQLEQWATERQIEWVILRPTLIYGFGGDKNISEIARFIQRFGFFPLIGGGTGLRQPVHGDDVIQACLSAMNMPDLPSGGYNLSGGEILPYHTMVRRIFQAMGRPVRTVPLPAKALGWGVSIMRCLPRYRHLSSALVARMNQDLVFDHSPASQRFGFAPKAFQLLDEDLPGR; encoded by the coding sequence TTGAATTTGCGGGTAGGCCTATTGGGCGGCTCCAGTTTCCTGGGCCAGCGCCTCCTGCCATTGCTGGTACAAACCGGTCATTCGACAAGCGCCTTCACCCGAAGCCTGTCGAAGGTTTCGTCCTGCCCGGGCGTGACCTGGCGAGAGGCTAACGACTGGCGGGAACTGACGCTGGACACCTTGCTGTCCTTCGCTCCCATCTGGGTGTTGTCCGACTATCTGGAGCGCCTTGCCAGCACCCAGGTCAAACGCGTTGTCGTCCTGTCTTCCACCAGCCGTTTTGCCAAGCACGCGTCGCCTGACCCTCGGGAAAGAGACGTAGCGCAACGCTTGATACGTGCGGAAGAACAACTTGAGCAGTGGGCGACCGAACGGCAGATCGAATGGGTGATCCTGCGACCGACCCTGATCTATGGCTTTGGTGGCGACAAGAATATTTCGGAAATCGCTCGTTTCATCCAGCGCTTTGGATTTTTCCCACTGATCGGTGGCGGCACCGGGTTGCGCCAGCCGGTGCATGGTGATGATGTTATCCAGGCTTGCCTGTCGGCCATGAACATGCCTGACTTGCCCAGTGGTGGCTACAACCTGTCGGGGGGAGAAATCTTGCCGTATCACACCATGGTGCGACGCATCTTCCAGGCGATGGGACGTCCGGTTCGAACAGTGCCCCTCCCAGCCAAGGCATTGGGTTGGGGCGTTTCGATCATGCGCTGCCTGCCACGCTACCGGCACCTTTCCAGCGCGCTTGTGGCGCGGATGAACCAGGACCTGGTGTTCGACCACTCGCCGGCCAGTCAACGGTTTGGCTTTGCCCCCAAGGCGTTTCAGCTGCTGGATGAGGATTTGCCTGGACGCTGA